GCCTTGCTTTTTCCTGATACTAGTCATTGCCTCCGGTGTTGACATCCTTCATTAAAGGTCATACCACTGAGGGGGTGAGGAAGACGTGACACTGCTTTAAGGGTATCTGCCTCACCTCAGAGTAGACAAGGATGCTATGTTTGTTACTTATATCATTGGTACTAAACATCAACAAAAGCCACTTAGAGAAGGGATGTATTCTTCTGGCTCATTGTTTGTGCTATCCGGAAAAGGAATTCATGGTAAAGTAAGAAAGCTGGTCACATCGTGTCCATAGTAAGGAAGTAGAGAGGAATAAATGCTAGTTCTTagcttactttctttttatttttgaatccaCAATCCCAGACCATAGAATGCTGCTCTCTGCATTCACGGAGATTCTCTCCACATCAAAAAATCTGATCTGGACTATCCCTCAGATACGTTTCCAAGGTGATCTCAGCTCCTGTCAAGTTAACAGTCAATATTAATTATCAGAACCGCATCCAATGAAAGAACCTCTTGCAGACTGTACCCATTCCACTCTCTTGTTTCCCATATTCATTTTCCCAGGTGCTCTGCCTGTCAACCCCACCAGTCTCTATCATTATCCATCCTCCTCTCTTAGAGGTTTGGCCCCATCACTAACTTAAGTACttctcctttattcttttcatgttttaaattttaacaattcACCTTTGTGTCTTTCAATGGATCtatatcttattttgtttcaactgttttcattgttttaatatttatctgatattgtgtttttatttttaaaatattttagtaattctttgagaaattcatggAATGTATTATGAGCAAATTCATCACTGTTCTTCCCCATACTTCCTCCCAAATCTACCCTGCTGCCCCCAACTTcctgtttgtttaatttttaaaaaataatccatccAGTACAACTTGTGCTGATCATATACACCTGGTCATTTGCTCCTGAGTGTTGGGCCATCCACCATACAGTGATCAACCTACAAGTGTCGatacctttaaagaaaactgcGTCTCCCACAAAAACCTTCAGATGTACATTGTTCCTCAGTTAAAAGATGAACACTTTTCCCCACAATTAAAAACACTACTGAGTGAACTTACAAGCCCTTTGTTGTACTTTTCCTCAGTAATTTTGAACAACTCTCTCCTTTCTTGAATTACAGTACACACTTCAGAGTAAAGCTGGGCATGTGGCAATTAACTAATTAATCattatacataaaattataagtaaatattttatccTAGTGTGATTATTAAACTTCTattctttgacttcaaaattcatCTATCAATGTAGAAACAGGTCAAAGTCTTTCTTCATATtaaccttgttttatttttatgacaagttgagtttattttttctattctatttttgtttctaatttgttttacttttctactttcttttacCATCTGTCTCTAATGGTAGCCATTTGTGTGACATAGGTTTAAtgcattttatacacatataaaaatcatCCCTTTGTAcataataatctcaaaaaataaaaaggtgtttAAATGGCGTTATCCTGCAATGGTGTAAAAATGCTTGTAGTAGATGCTACAGACTGACTAATAAAAAGCATATTTCCTGGGACAGGTTACCTCTTTTGGAATTAATGGCCAGTGGGGTCCCATAGCACTCCCTGTTGTACTATGGAATGGAGCGTAGCATTTTTGCAGGTCTCTTTTCTTATTTCCCAGGTAGTATTACAATCACCAGTATTTCTCATCCCTATCAACTTTGTTACAGTGACTGCTCAGTGAGTTCCTCTTACTCCTTCATTTCAAATACAGCCTACATGACTTAACTTTAATCTTTTGTTAAGGTGTGCTAGCATCCCTTTGTGCTTACTCTATGAAGTTAAAAATGCTTtagcaaacaaaatattttcagtctGTGTAGTCGCATCCCTTTGGGTACAGGTTGGTTTGCAACCTCTCCCATATTGAGGCCACTATCCAAATGCTGCCACTTGTTACATCCTTTTCCTCATAAGAAACACCTTTCTCATCTCTCAGCACACCCTGAACTCAAGCTTCAGTGTACACACATGCTTCAACCATAAATTCTGCTCTGAGTTCCTCAGCcacaaatgacaacaaaaacaaaatgaaaccagaTGTACTAGTGAGCATAAGGAGGGCCATCTATGATTTACACCCCAtccctcctccatggcttcttttcattgtgtcctattCATGCTATTCCATTATATGAGCAAGGCCACTTTTTAAATATTGCTCAGAATAGGATTATAAAATCAGACccaacatatattatatacatacttATCACATATTCAAATccccattttcaataaaagttaATGTTCATGAGTTCCAGAGATTGGAAAATAGATATTCTTGAGAGATATAATTTTTCCACAGGAATTAAACACAACTTCAGAACTATCTCATATACATGTAGACTCTAAGAATTTACATCTATTATAGTATTTtgtaataaagacaaaaattaaaattttagatcCTTGTtacatacaatttattttatcataactattaTTTACAAGACAATTTAAGATATATAGTGTAAAAGTATGTTAAGAATGTCTTCTGTGCTGTCTGATTTTATCCTTACCATTACACCCTAAATTCTTTCCCTTCCTATAAACTTCTAGAATGTTAATTTGTTTCACATAGATCAATTATATTATAGATTCAAGAGAAAATTTGTGAAAAAGCTCCTGATCATAATTTAAAgctataaaaattatgggttTATTACTTagatctgtattttttaattggacttaattttttaattggattatttgggattttgatgtctgatttcttgagttctttatatattttgaggatcggtcctctgtctgatgtggagttggtgaagaacatttcctagtcagtgggttgcctttttgttttattgactgtgtcctttgctttacagaagcttctcagtttcaggagatcccatttattgattattgctctcagtgtctgtgttactgagTTTATATTtcagaagtggtctcctgtgcccatgcatttaaggctacttcccactttctcttctataaggttctttgtggtcagatttatattgaggtcttaaatccatttggatttgagttttatgcatgtgaaagatatggatctatttgcattcttctacatgctgacatccagttatgccagcaccatttgttgaagatgcttcatTTTTCCATTCTACAATTTTAGcttatttatcaaaaatcaggttgTCATAggaatgtggattaatatctgggtcttcaattcaattccattggtcaacttgtctttttttatgccaataagaAGCTGTTTTCATTCCTGTAGCTCACATGGAAACAGGAAATAGACAAAATTgactgacaaaattgggagcatgggggttggggaagaagggagggcagaaaaagaagaggagggaagaaagggaggggtagAAGCatttgagggaacaggatagttgagatggaggatcTATGATGAGAGCATGGGAAGAAATATCtagattgagggagctattatgggggctagcaagaaacctggcactagagaaattaccaggaatccactaggatgacccagctaagaccctaaacaatagaggagaaggtgaccaaactggccttgtcctgtagtcagattgatgaatatcttaaatgtcaccatagaaccttcatccagcaacagatggaaacaggcagagacccgcagtggagcactgggctgagctcctaatgtccagttgaagagtgggaggagtgagaatatgagcaaagaggtcaagaccgtgatggggacacccactgaaacagtttaccggagcgaatgggagctcaccaactctgtctggacagggaaggaaccagcataggaccaaaatagaccctctgaatgtgggtgactgttATATGGCTGGCGCAGACTGTGGAGCCACACCAAAATTTATCCCTAGAGCTTCTACTGGCTTTTAGATGGATACCCTGCTCAGCCTAGCTATAGTAAGGAGGATcttagaccttccccaaagcaatgttccttaccctttctgaggagtggatgcagGTTGGCATgggggagaaggcagagggaatgggaagagaggagggagtggaaatggggattggtatataaaataaaaactaagatagattaaatttaaaaaatcatgggTTTGAATGGTGTGGACAAAATTACTAGTagtaagaaaaggaggaggaagaaaaggaacaatttgGGATCTTGGGATAGAGCTTATGACTTTACTCTACCACTAACCTGCTGATCCACccataatgaaattattttaaaattttcttctaatttaGAATAGTAAAGGACTAGAAAGAAACAGATATTGAAAGGAAAACACATCAAAGGAATACTAAATAATTGTTCTGGGCCCTAAATGCCTTCTTAATTCTTTGAGGAAAGCAGAACTCTTCACTAAATAGTATGTTTAATACTAACAAAACTGTGAGAAATAATGTCTTAATTCATTGCATCTCTGTTTTAAGTCTTTCTATGAGTTAAAGATAAACATATGCTCCCACCTTATTtatatgaaattaaatataaTGTTGTACATGAAGATAGTCCAGACTCAAGTTATCAAGCAAATATATTTGACTCTTTGAGATAAAATAGAACTATTCCTTTAGTAATAGGTCAAGACATTACACCCAGAATTCTCTGTTGATGAGAGTGAAGGGAGAGGAGTTCACTCCTCTTCCTTCTAGCGTTCTCTTACTCTCAGACTGTACTGCATTGGCTCACACATCTCATTTACTCTTCCCAGGAAGTCTATACATCAGCATGGAagaccatggaggccaggagataCTGCTGTGAGTGATGCAGAGACCAGATGgggaaagcaaagcagtcagcagTCTGTGACACTTTTCCAGAAGACACCAGCCTAACGTAGTCAAAGACTGCACACTTCAGTATCTGTCCCTGGATAGTATAATGTTATCTCTGTGGAAAAATGGAACATAACTATCATGGGAAGGCTACAATGTCCTTGTTGAAATAAGATGAATTCAGCGAGAATAAAATGAAAGGGGTTTTCCTGTTTTAGCTTTGAGCCAGTGATTACAAAAATTGAGCTTTCTCTTTAATTCCATTGACTATTAGCACAAAGGGAGTTAGACACAAGTCTCTGAATATCTATGTCACACTGACTCACCTAGAAACACTGGTTTCTGAAGAATTGTTTCAGAGCCCCCTCTATCAGTAGGGAGGGAAACAAATATAGAAGTATCAATAGAAACTTAATTTTAACTCTTCCACAAAGACAGACCCACCAGCAGTTTCACAAAAATTGCCCCGTGTTTTAAAAGCTAggcatttattttcctttgtattgGGTAGGTTCTCAGGAGAAATGCATCTTAAGAAACTCAATGAATGCATTATTTATATGTCTGTGTCTTGTGGTTTCTGTTTAGTCACAAATGACTAAAACATTGGACCTGACGGCAACACATTACTGTTTGGTGTTCTCGTGTATTTTATCCATTTAAAAAGCCTAATTAATGTCACCAAATTGCATCTCAGCAGCCGTGCTGAtcagaatgtttttatttctttacttgccTGGAGGAAGCCTCCATGGGCAAGGCTTTTGCCCCAAGTCTGAAGTCCTGTGAATCATTCCGTTTTGCAGGCATTGATAAGGTGCTGGGGATAGTATTAAAGGCATATTCATCCCTTTGTAAGTTGATTGTCAGTTTGGTAATGCACTCTGCTCTGTGCAGTTTACATGTCTTTTCTTGAAGCCTAATACATATGAATATGCTCATGGTTCATGAAAGTAGCCAGCTGCCATATTAAAGGGCTGCTTAAGGTCATGTGATCACTGGCCTTTTTAACACAACCAACTCTCCTATCTTACATAATGGAAACTAGGCaaatgttgtctttgaattgttttattgatttttattgagtgctacatttttctctgctcccctccctgtatgtcccctccccccttcaaccctctcacaaagtccccatgctcacaattttctcaggagatcttgcctttgaATTTAATGCTGTCTTTCTCCCATACTTCCCGAGGCCTGTCCCTTGCTAGTCTCCTGATCAGTGTTTTGCTTCCTATTCATGTAGTCTATGATCCCTGAGTCTGATACTGAGACTGGAGTCTCTTGGCAACCTGTGGAGGACTCAATGTGTTCAGCAAGTGACCAGCTAAGCATGTAACATTGTTGAGGATGCAAATGTTAGTTTAGTTCTGTGACAGTGGAATGTACACAAAGTAAAGACGAGTCTAGCAGTTTACTGACATGAGACTAAGAGAGGATTTCAATGATGCACTAAGGCCATCAGCCATTCTTTGGGAGCAAACTCAGAATGCTTTAGGGAAGAGGCAAAGTTTGAAGAAGACAAGCGTGGGCCGGGTGTGGCCCCGTGGGGCTGGGGCCACCGGGGTATGGTCCCCATGGAGACGGAGGTGCAGGGGTGCGGTCCCACTGCAAGTGGAGGCCCGGTGTAGGCCCTGAGCCTCGACTGGAGGCAGCTCGCGGCTTCCGGCCGCGCAGTCCCGCCCAAGATGTCGTACATGCTCCTGCATCTGCACAATGGCTGGAAGGTAGACCAGGCCATCCTGTCGGAGGAGGACCGCGTGGTCGTCGTTCATTTTGGACACGACTGGGACCCCACTTGCATGAAGATGGACGAGGTTCTGTATAGCATCgctgaaaagaaatggaagatagTGGGCGATCTTTCTCATCTTGTGTGAAGATATCCCAGCTGTTTTAAAGCAAACGGTGTTGGTGTCGCTTTGTGCTCCGTGGCATCCTCTGTGGTTCTCGAGCCTGACAGGCCTATCTGCTGCCAATATGAACATCCGCCGTGCTCGGCCGGATGATCTGATGAACATGCAGCACTGCAACCTGCTGTGCCTGCCCGAGAACTACCAGATGAAGTACTACTTCTACCTCGGCCTCTCTTGGCCCCAGCTCTCCTACATTGCTGAGGATGAGGATGGCAAGATCGTGGGCTATGTCCTGGCCAGGACGGAGGAGGACCCCGATGATGTCCCTTATGGACACATCACTTCACTGGCTGTGAAACGTTCCCGCCGGCGCCTTGGCCTGGCCCAGAAGCTGATGGACCAGGCCTCGCGGGCCATGATCGAGAACTTCAGCGCCAAGTATGTCTTCCTGCACCTTTATTCCAA
This genomic window from Chionomys nivalis chromosome 2, mChiNiv1.1, whole genome shotgun sequence contains:
- the LOC130890612 gene encoding thioredoxin-like protein 4A, encoding MSYMLLHLHNGWKVDQAILSEEDRVVVVHFGHDWDPTCMKMDEVLYSIAEKKWKIVGDLSHLV
- the LOC130869293 gene encoding N-alpha-acetyltransferase 11-like; the protein is MNIRRARPDDLMNMQHCNLLCLPENYQMKYYFYLGLSWPQLSYIAEDEDGKIVGYVLARTEEDPDDVPYGHITSLAVKRSRRRLGLAQKLMDQASRAMIENFSAKYVFLHLYSNTLNFQRVRSTPYSALLVQTTLTLSIQQKGSLTCTANVCSTWRFHSVIALTPPENCQLASEKQEEPEQLSIFMQMQHEISLPETIQKHRWEQCY